Proteins encoded within one genomic window of Cellulomonas flavigena DSM 20109:
- a CDS encoding histidinol-phosphate transaminase: protein MTAAPDLSRALPLRPELAGLEPYGAPQLDVPVLLNVNENPYAPSEEVVADVAAAVADATRTLNRYPDRDFTALREDLAAYLEVESGVHRAPEQVWAANGSNEIMLHVLQAFGGPGRTALSFAPTYSMYPEYARDTSTTWVVGRRAEDFTLDPEHARATIAEHAPSVVLLASPNNPTGTALPLDTVRAVLDAAAQVPGGCVVVVDEAYGEFRRTGTPSALELLDAYPHLAVSRTMSKAFGLAGARVGYLSASRAFVDALRVVRLPYHLSAVTQAVARAALRHAPELMAQVGALRAERDELVTWLRQRGYLAADSDANFVLFGTFDDRQAVWQGLLDRGVLVRVTGPEGWLRVSVGTPAETSAFKDALVEVAGR, encoded by the coding sequence GTGACCGCCGCTCCCGACCTGTCGCGCGCGCTGCCGCTGCGCCCCGAGCTCGCCGGCCTCGAGCCGTACGGTGCTCCGCAGCTCGACGTGCCCGTGCTGCTCAACGTCAACGAGAACCCGTACGCGCCGTCGGAGGAGGTCGTCGCGGACGTCGCCGCGGCCGTCGCCGACGCGACGCGCACCCTCAACCGCTACCCGGACCGCGACTTCACGGCCCTGCGGGAGGACCTCGCCGCGTACCTCGAGGTCGAGTCCGGCGTGCACCGCGCGCCCGAGCAGGTCTGGGCCGCCAACGGCTCGAACGAGATCATGCTGCACGTCCTGCAGGCGTTCGGCGGCCCCGGGCGCACGGCGCTGTCGTTCGCCCCGACGTACTCGATGTACCCCGAGTACGCGCGCGACACGTCGACCACCTGGGTCGTCGGGCGCCGCGCGGAGGACTTCACGCTCGACCCGGAGCACGCGCGCGCGACGATCGCGGAGCACGCGCCGAGCGTCGTGCTGCTCGCGAGCCCCAACAACCCCACGGGCACCGCGCTGCCGCTGGACACGGTGCGCGCGGTCCTCGACGCAGCCGCGCAGGTACCGGGTGGCTGCGTCGTCGTCGTGGACGAGGCCTACGGCGAGTTCCGCCGCACCGGGACGCCGTCGGCGCTCGAGCTGCTCGACGCGTACCCGCACCTGGCCGTGAGCCGCACGATGTCGAAGGCCTTCGGGCTGGCGGGCGCCCGTGTGGGGTACCTGTCCGCGTCGCGCGCGTTCGTCGACGCGCTGCGCGTCGTGCGCCTGCCGTACCACCTGTCCGCCGTCACGCAGGCCGTCGCGCGCGCGGCTCTGCGCCACGCGCCGGAGCTGATGGCGCAGGTGGGCGCGCTGCGCGCCGAGCGCGACGAGCTCGTGACCTGGCTGCGGCAGCGCGGCTACCTGGCTGCGGACTCGGACGCGAACTTCGTGCTCTTCGGCACGTTCGACGACCGGCAGGCGGTCTGGCAGGGTCTGCTCGACCGGGGGGTCCTCGTGCGCGTCACGGGGCCCGAGGGATGGCTACGGGTGTCGGTCGGCACCCCCGCGGAGACGTCGGCGTTCAAGGACGCCCTGGTGGAGGTGGCAGGACGATGA